In a single window of the Helicobacter felis ATCC 49179 genome:
- a CDS encoding Do family serine endopeptidase, which produces MRLMAISVALVASLYAVGGGNIQIQNMPEVQKRIGADNSSNTIYSYNTSVKEATKAVVNISTQKKIKSGFVGGGLFNDPFFQQFFGDLYNAIPKDRVERALGSGVIISADGYIVTNNHVIDKADKITVTLPGSNKEYIATLVGTDAEGDLAVIKIKKTGLPFIKFTNSSDILVGDLVFAIGNPFGVGETVTQGIVSALNKSGIGINNYENFIQTDASINPGNSGGALIDSRGGLVGINTAILSNTGGNHGIGFAIPSNTVKSTVTQLIKTGTIHRGYLGVSVQSVSNELANSYNGQEGAVVVGVEKDSPAQKAGLMIWDLITEVNGKKIKSDADLRNTIGSLSPNQRITLKFIRNKKDHLISLVLSERKNPNRTETKTPHESSGGQLSGLKVQTLTPRMRKSIRLPEEIQGVFVEDVKSNSKAEEIGFRRGDVITQIEMIAVRNVEDFNRALIKYKNQLKRFLVFDPNLGTYKQIVAK; this is translated from the coding sequence ATGCGGTTGATGGCAATTAGCGTAGCGTTAGTAGCGAGCTTGTATGCGGTTGGAGGGGGGAATATTCAGATTCAAAACATGCCAGAAGTGCAAAAGCGCATAGGTGCAGATAATAGCTCTAACACCATTTATTCTTACAATACCTCCGTCAAAGAAGCGACTAAGGCTGTGGTCAATATCTCCACACAAAAAAAGATCAAAAGTGGTTTTGTGGGTGGAGGCTTGTTCAACGATCCTTTTTTCCAGCAATTTTTTGGCGACCTTTATAATGCCATCCCTAAGGATCGCGTGGAGAGGGCTTTGGGAAGTGGGGTGATCATTTCTGCTGATGGTTATATCGTTACTAACAACCATGTGATTGATAAGGCAGATAAAATCACGGTAACTCTGCCCGGTAGTAATAAAGAATACATCGCCACTTTAGTAGGCACAGATGCAGAGGGAGATTTAGCTGTCATCAAGATCAAAAAAACCGGCCTCCCTTTTATTAAATTTACCAATAGTAGCGATATTTTAGTGGGCGACTTGGTTTTTGCGATTGGCAATCCCTTTGGTGTGGGTGAAACGGTTACGCAGGGGATTGTCTCAGCTCTGAATAAAAGTGGCATTGGTATTAACAATTACGAAAACTTTATCCAAACTGACGCGTCCATTAATCCGGGTAATTCAGGAGGCGCGCTCATTGATAGCCGTGGCGGACTTGTAGGAATCAATACGGCCATTCTTTCCAATACAGGAGGTAACCATGGCATCGGTTTTGCGATCCCCTCTAACACCGTCAAAAGCACGGTAACCCAGCTCATCAAAACCGGCACTATCCATAGGGGCTATTTAGGTGTAAGTGTTCAAAGCGTGAGTAATGAATTGGCTAATAGCTATAATGGCCAAGAGGGCGCGGTTGTCGTGGGCGTTGAGAAAGATTCGCCGGCCCAAAAAGCGGGTTTGATGATTTGGGATTTGATCACAGAGGTAAATGGCAAGAAGATCAAGAGCGATGCCGATTTGCGCAACACTATTGGGTCGCTCAGTCCCAACCAACGCATCACACTTAAATTTATCCGCAACAAAAAAGATCACCTCATTAGTCTTGTCTTGAGCGAGCGCAAAAATCCCAATCGAACAGAAACAAAAACGCCCCATGAGAGTTCGGGCGGGCAACTCAGTGGCCTCAAAGTGCAAACTTTAACTCCAAGAATGCGTAAAAGCATACGCCTCCCTGAGGAAATTCAAGGAGTCTTTGTTGAAGATGTCAAATCCAATTCTAAGGCAGAAGAGATTGGGTTTAGACGCGGAGATGTGATCACTCAGATTGAAATGATCGCCGTGCGCAACGTGGAAGATTTTAACCGAGCTCTTATTAAGTACAAAAATCAACTCAAACGCTTTTTAGTCTTTGATCCTAATTTGGGCACATACAAACAAATTGTCGCCAAGTAA